The Salinirubellus salinus genome segment CGACCATCGTCGGCTCTGCCCCACGGTCACGGTCCAGCCACTCGGGGAAGGGGGCCGTCGCGTCGTACTCGACGGCGGCGTCGGCCGAGTTGGCAGGGGAGAGCGCGCCCCCACCGAGCGCCCGGTCGACGGCCTCGAACAGTACCGCCAGCCGCGGAGCCACCACGTCGAACGTCGCCAGCTGTCCCCGGAGTTCGCGGTACTCGGCGGGCTCGAGGCCGGTATCGGGCCGGCGGAACGTCGGTATCGGGTCGTCAGCCTCGAGTGCCGAGAGCACGGCGTCCCGGTACTCGACACTCAGGCGGGCGAACGCGCGGGTCTCGAACAGCGGTTTCACCTGCCCCCAGAGGTAGCGGGTGAACGCGGGGGCGTTCGCCGTCAGCGTCCGGAAGATCCAGTTGACGAAGGGCGCGCGGAACGTCCGGCGCACGTCCTCGTAGAGCCCGCGTTCGGCCCCCGTCGCCTCCAGTTCGTAGCGCTGACGGTCGGTGTCCATACCGGGGACCTCGCGGGGCGCGGGACAAGTACCTCCGGGGCGTGTGCGGGGCCACCCGGCCCACCCGGAGCTATTTGACGGAGCGCCGGGACCGCTGTGCAATGGCACGACGTGCGACACGCTGGCGCTGGCTCCTCTGGGGGCTCCTCGCGAGCGGGTTCCTCCTGGTCAACTTCCACCGGACCTCGACCGCGGTCATCTCGGGGCCGCTGGCGAGTACGTTCGACACCACGGGCACGGAACTCGGGTTCCTCCACGCCTCCTTCTTCTACATCTACGCGGCGCTCCAGTTACCGGCCGGTCTCCTCGTCGACCGCTACGGCTCCCGGAACGTCGCCGTGGGCGGGCTGATAGTCATGTCCACGGGCGCGCTCGGGTTCGCGTTCTCGCCTACGTTCGCCGTCGCGTTCGCGACCCGCGGGCTCGTCGGCCTCGGTGGGGCCGTCCTGTACACCGCCACGCTCCGGTTCCTCGCCAACTGGTACCGCCCGGACGAGTTCGCCACGATGACGGGGTGGACCATCGCCGCGGCGGGGCTCGGGGGCGTGCTGGCGACCACCCCGCTCGCCATCGCCATCGACGCCACCGACTGGCGGGTGTCGCTCGGGGCCGCCGCCCTCGCCGGGTTCGCACTGATGGTCGCCGTCTTCCTGTTCGTGCGCGACCGGCCGAGCGACGGTGGGTTCGACCCCATCGAGGGGGTCAACCCGCCAGAGGGGATGCCGGACGCCGCGACGGTCCTCGCCAACACCCGCGCCATCCTCGCCGAACGCGAGACGTGGCTGATGGGTGCCCTGCTCTTCTTCACCCTCGGCTCGAACTTCACCGTCCTCGGCCTCTGGGGCGTGCCGTACCTCGTCGACCTGTACGGTATCGGCGTGGGGACGGCCTCGGGCTACGTCCTCCTCGGGAACCTCGGCCTCCTCACCGGGTCGCCGGTCCTCGGCACGCTCTCCGACCACTTCGGCAGTCGGACGCCGTTCATCGTCGCCAGCACCGTCGTGTTCGTCCTCGCGTACGGGGTCGTCTTCCTCACCGTCCAGCCGCCGCTGGCCGTCTTCGGCGTCGCCCTGTTCGTCGCGCAGTTCGTCGGGGGCGGCACCCTCCTCTCGTACACGGTGGCGAAGGAGCGCCACGCCGCCAGCGCCAGCGCCACCGTCACCGGTGTAGTCAACGGGATGGGCTGGTTCGGCGCGGCCATCTTCCCCGCGGCGATGGGGGCCGCCCTCGACGCCTACTGGACCGGCGAACTGGTCGACGGCGCGCGCTCGTACACCGCCGCAGGCTACCGGGTCGCGTTCGGGCTCGTCGTCGCCGCCGGCCTCGTCGCGCTGGTCTGTGCCGTCTGGTTGCACCTGCGGGTCCACCGGGAGGAGGCGCGGCCGACGGGGGCGGCGCCGGCGGACGACTGACCGGTCCGCGTCGTGACAACCGCGGACGGCTGACCGGTCCGCCGTCCCGTGTCACGCCACGCGCTCGCGGAACGCGTCGCGGTCGACCACCCGGAAGTCGGTCTCCACGGTCCCGACCGTGTCGCCGTCGGCCTCACGCGTCACCCCACCCTCCAACGAGAGGCGCGACCCCTCCACCGCGACCACCTCCGTCTCGGCGACGAGGCTGACCCCCTCGGGGACGGCGAGGCGGTGCGAGACGGACGCGTACTCACCGGCACACCCCATCCCCTCGGGGAGCAGGCCACGGAGCGACCGGCGGCCGGTGAACTCCACCCACGCGAGCAGGGCTGGGGTACCGAACACCCGGACCGACTCCTCGGGGCCGGCGTCCGCGGCGGCCGACTGGAGCGGCGGGTCGTCCTGCGGGCCGAAGCAGTTGGTCGTGTGTGAGCGCTCGACGACGAACTCGCGGCGTCCGGTGGTCCCGACGAGCGAGGTGTAGTCCATACCGCCGGGAGTCGGGCGGCGGGCTTAAAGTTCGGCGAGCGTCTCGCCGAGCGCCGCGACGTACCCCTCGTACTCGTAGCCGAGTCGCGGAATCCAGACCTCCTGATAGGAAGGGTGGACCAGCGGGACGACCGGCGGGACGAGGCCGTCGACGTGGACGGCTTCGAGGACGCTGTCGAGGAACCCGTCGAGCGAGCGCCCGCCGACCGCGAACAGCGACTGCGTGGCGTGCTTGCCGGTGGCGAGGACGCAGTCGGGAGTGACGGTCTCGACCTCGCCGACGAGGTAGGGCCGGCAGTTCGCGCGTTCCTCGGCCGTCGGTTCGCGGTTCGAGCCCTCGCCGTCGCAGGGGAAGCACTTCACCGCGTTCGTGTAGTAGGCGTCGCCTTCGTACCCCACGTCCCTGACCAGCGACCGGACCTTCCGGCCGGAGTTCGCGGCGGTGTAGGCCATCCCGGAGTGGTTGCCACCCCGCCATCGCTCGCGGTCCGGGGCGCCGGCACCGGGGGCCTCACCGACGACGACGAGGGCGGCGTCCGTGGGACCGACCCCCCACGAGATGCGGGTCCGACAGTCGACGAGGGCGGGACAGCGCCGGCAGTCGGTCGCGAGTGGATTCGCCTCGCTCGGGTCGGGAGGGATGGGGTCCGGGGCGGCCATCGACGGGTCGTCTCGGTCGGCACCAATCGGCGTGTCGATTCTCGTATGCCTATGAGTATAATCACCCCTAGATTGGAGACACCCACATAAGGACAACGTTTAGGTGTGCGAACGACCACCAAACGGACGAGATATGCGCGAACAGGAACGTGCGCTGGTCGAGTCGGAACCGTCGCTGCCGACCGCCAAGGGCCGATACGGGGGATTCAGTCTGGAGAACGGGGAGTACGTGATCTTCGACCGCCGCTCTCCGGAGACGTGGGTGCAGTCGAACCACACTGTCGAGGTCCGACAGTAGCGCGGACCCGGAGCCCCACCCGACACGGCCTGCTGTCCGACCGATTCCCCTTTAGTGGCGGCGGTACACTCCCCTCCCATGAGTGAAGACGCCGGCGAGGACGGCCCCGGATTCGAACGGTTCGGGGAGGTCCCCGACCAGTACGACCCGGCCGAGGTGGAGGCCCGGGTGTTCGACTACTGGGACGAGACCGACGCCTACGAGAAGGCGAAGGCGCACCGCGCCGACGGCGAGGACTACTTCTTCGTCGACGGCCCGCCGTACACCTCCGGGGCGGCCCACATGGGCACGACGTGGAACAAGTCGCTGAAGGACGCCTACATCCGCTACCTCCGCCAGCGCGGCTACGACGTGACCGACCGGCCGGGCTACGACATGCACGGCCTCCCCATCGAGACGAAGGTGGAGGAGCGCCTCGACTTCGAGAACAAGAAGGACATCGAGGCGTTCGGGATGGAGAACTTCATCGAGGAGTGCAAGACCTTCGCCGAGGACCAGCTGGAGGGCCTGCAGGACGACTTCAGGTCCTTCGGCGTCTGGATGGACTGGGAGAACCCCTACAAGACCATCTCGCCGGAGTACATGGAGGCGGCGTGGTGGGGGTTCCAGCGCGCCCACGAGCGCGGGCTCGTCACGCAGGGCAAACGCTCCATCACCCAGTGTCCCCGGTGTGAGACCGCCATCGCCAAGAACGAGGTCGAGTACCACACCGCCGAGGCACCCTCCATCTACGTGAAGTTCCCCCTCCGAGAGCGCGAGGGGAGCCTCGTCATCTGGACCACCACCCCGTGGACCATCCCCGCCAACACGTTCGTCGCCGTCGACGAGGACGTGACCTACGCCGCCGTCCGCGTGGAGGACGACGCCACCGAGGGCGACGCCGAGGCGGGCGAACTGCTCTACCTCGCGCTGGACGTCGTGGACGACGTGATGGAGCGGGCCGGCGTCGAGCACTTCCAGGTCGTCGACGAGTTCAAGGGCTCGGACCTCGTCGGCTGGGCGTACGACCACCCGCTGGCCGAGGAGGTCCCGGACCACGCGCAGGCCGAGGGCTCCGGCGAGGTCTACCACGCAGACTACGTCGAGGTCGACCGGACCGGGATGGTCCACTCCGCGCCGGGCCACGGTGAGGAGGACTTCGCCCGCGGGCAGGAACTCGGACTCGAGGTGTTCTGTCCGGTCGGGTCGGACGGCGTCTACGGCGAGGAGGCCGGGACGTACGCGGGCCAGTTCGTCCGCGACGCCAACGACGACATCGTCGCGGACCTCACGGAGAAGGGCCTGATGCTCCGCTCGGAGGACGGCCACGTCATCGACGAGGGGCAGTGCTGGCGCTGTGACACGGACATCGTCCGCATCGTCACCGACCAGTGGTTCATCACCGTCTCGGACATCAAGGACGAACTGCTCGCCAACATCGAGGACAGCGAGTGGTACCCGCAGGAGGCACGGGACAACCGCTTCCGGAAGTTCGTCGAGAACTCGCCGGACTGGAACGTCTCGCGCCAGCGCTACTGGGGCATCCCGCTCCCCATCTGGACCCCGGAGGACTGGGCGGGCGACATGGACGAGGTGCTCGTGTTCGGCACCCGTGAGGAACTCGCCGACGCCGTCGACCAGGACGTCGACCCCGCCGAGCTGGACCTCCACCGCCCGACCGTCGACGACCTGACCGTCACGCGCGATGGGACCACCTACGAGCGCGTGCCGGACGTGTTCGACGTCTGGCTGGACTCCTCGGTCGCCTCGTGGGGGACGCTCGACTACCCGGAGGACGACTCGCGATTCGACGACCTCTGGCCCGCCGACCTCATCATGGAGGCCCACGACCAGACCCGCGGCTGGTTCTGGTCGCAGCTCGGGATGGGCACCGCCGCGCTCGGCGAGGTGCCGTACGAGCAGGTCCTGATGCACGGCTGGGCGCTGGCCGAGGACGGCCGCAAGATGTCGAAGTCGCTGGGCAACATCGTCGCCCCGCAGGAGGCCATCGACCGCCACGGCGCCGACCCGATGCGCCTGTTCCTCCTCAGCCAGAACCCACAGGGCGACGACATGCGCTTCTCGTGGGACGAGATGTCGAACATGCAGCGGGACCTGAACATCCTCTGGAACGTGTTCCGGTTCCCGCTGCCGTACATGCGCATCGACGGATTCTCTCCAGAGGAGACGACCGTCGAGGACGCCGCCCTCGAAGTCGTCGACGAGTGGGTGCTCTCCCGGCTCCAGACCGTCGAGACCGAGATGGCCGAGCACTGGGAGGCGTTCCGGCAGGACCGGGCGCTCGAGGTGCTCCTCGAGTTCGTCGTCGAGGACGTCTCGCGGTTCTACATCCAGGTCGTCCGCGAGCGGATGTGGGAGGAGGAGGACTCGCCCTCGAAGAACGCGGCGTACGCCACGTTCTACCGCGTGCTGACGGAGGTGACGGCGCTGCTCGCGCCGTACGCCCCGTTCGTCGCCGAGACGGTGTACGGCACCCTGACCGGGGAGGCCGGCCACGACACCGTCCACATGTGCGACTGGCCCGAACCCGACGCCGACCTCCGGAACGAGGAGCTGGAGGGCGACATCGAGGTGCTCCGTGGCGTCGAGGAGGCGGGGGCGAACGCCCGCCAGCAGGCCGAGCGCAAGCTCCGGTGGCCCGTCCAGCGGGTCGTCGTCGCCGCGGACGACGACGAGGCCGCCGCCGCCGTGGACCGCCAGCGGGCGCTCCTGCGTGACCGGCTGAACGCCCGCGAGATCGAACTGGTCGAGCCGGGCGAGGAGTGGGGCGAACTCGCCTACTCGGCCCGCGCCGACATGTCGGTGCTCGGCCCCGCCTTCGGCGGCGAGGCCGGCGAGGTGATGAACGCGCTCAACGAGGCGAGCGTCACCGAGCAGTCGCTGGCGGCGCTCGAGGCCGCCGTCGCGGACGCGCTCGGCCGCGAGGTCGAGTTGACCGAGGAGATGGTCTCGTTCGTCACCGAGACGCCGGCGGGCGTCGAGGGGACCACCTTCCGGGTCGACGGCGACGACCGGGGCGTCGTCTACGTCGACACCGCGCTGACCGAGGACATCGAGGCCGAGGGGTACGCCCGCGAGGTCATCCGCCGCGTGCAGGAGATGCGCAAGGACCTCGACCTCGACCTCGAAGCCGAGGTGCGCGTCGAACTCGACGTGGCCGACGACCGCGTGGCCGACCTCGTCGCTCGACACGAGGACCTCGTCGCGAGCGAGGTCAGGGCGCGCGAGTTCGGCCCAGTCGGCGACGGCGCGCTCACCGAGACGTGGGACGTCGAGGGCGTGGAGATGACCATCGGCGTCGAGCCGCTGGCGGCAGAGCCGGCGTCGGACTGACGGGGCTCGCCGTCGTGGCAACCGGCGAGGACTGACGAAACCCCCCTCGTTCAGGCCGCCGGAAGCCGAATCTCGAACACCGCACCGCGCTCCTCGTTGTCCTCAACGTGGATCGACCCGCCGTAGCCGGAGACCAGCGTGTCGACGAGGTAGAGCCCGAGGCCGTGGTTGCCCGGACCCGTCGGTTCGAACACCGACGCCTTACGGGCGTCGGAGATGCCCGGTCCGTCGTCGGCGACGCGGACGACCACCCACTCGCCGTCGCCTTCGGCCGTCACCGCGACCTGCGGGACGTCTCGGTCGCTGTGCTCGACGGCGTTCGTGAGCACGTTCTCGAAGACGTACCGGACCAGTGGGTCGGCCCGCA includes the following:
- a CDS encoding halocarboxylic acid dehydrogenase DehI family protein, whose product is MDTDRQRYELEATGAERGLYEDVRRTFRAPFVNWIFRTLTANAPAFTRYLWGQVKPLFETRAFARLSVEYRDAVLSALEADDPIPTFRRPDTGLEPAEYRELRGQLATFDVVAPRLAVLFEAVDRALGGGALSPANSADAAVEYDATAPFPEWLDRDRGAEPTMVDEVPDSLAETADAIRAFHGFDDTLPSVYRCLAQWPGYLDPAWAALSPRFDSSAFDEAVARARDLVDLYVDDVPYRPRLTRADLRSAAFSERTVEEAASLFRTFDSGPVLTVLPALPVWAATVGEAGARSL
- a CDS encoding MFS transporter → MARRATRWRWLLWGLLASGFLLVNFHRTSTAVISGPLASTFDTTGTELGFLHASFFYIYAALQLPAGLLVDRYGSRNVAVGGLIVMSTGALGFAFSPTFAVAFATRGLVGLGGAVLYTATLRFLANWYRPDEFATMTGWTIAAAGLGGVLATTPLAIAIDATDWRVSLGAAALAGFALMVAVFLFVRDRPSDGGFDPIEGVNPPEGMPDAATVLANTRAILAERETWLMGALLFFTLGSNFTVLGLWGVPYLVDLYGIGVGTASGYVLLGNLGLLTGSPVLGTLSDHFGSRTPFIVASTVVFVLAYGVVFLTVQPPLAVFGVALFVAQFVGGGTLLSYTVAKERHAASASATVTGVVNGMGWFGAAIFPAAMGAALDAYWTGELVDGARSYTAAGYRVAFGLVVAAGLVALVCAVWLHLRVHREEARPTGAAPADD
- a CDS encoding thioesterase family protein — protein: MDYTSLVGTTGRREFVVERSHTTNCFGPQDDPPLQSAAADAGPEESVRVFGTPALLAWVEFTGRRSLRGLLPEGMGCAGEYASVSHRLAVPEGVSLVAETEVVAVEGSRLSLEGGVTREADGDTVGTVETDFRVVDRDAFRERVA
- a CDS encoding uracil-DNA glycosylase yields the protein MAAPDPIPPDPSEANPLATDCRRCPALVDCRTRISWGVGPTDAALVVVGEAPGAGAPDRERWRGGNHSGMAYTAANSGRKVRSLVRDVGYEGDAYYTNAVKCFPCDGEGSNREPTAEERANCRPYLVGEVETVTPDCVLATGKHATQSLFAVGGRSLDGFLDSVLEAVHVDGLVPPVVPLVHPSYQEVWIPRLGYEYEGYVAALGETLAEL
- the ileS gene encoding isoleucine--tRNA ligase — translated: MSEDAGEDGPGFERFGEVPDQYDPAEVEARVFDYWDETDAYEKAKAHRADGEDYFFVDGPPYTSGAAHMGTTWNKSLKDAYIRYLRQRGYDVTDRPGYDMHGLPIETKVEERLDFENKKDIEAFGMENFIEECKTFAEDQLEGLQDDFRSFGVWMDWENPYKTISPEYMEAAWWGFQRAHERGLVTQGKRSITQCPRCETAIAKNEVEYHTAEAPSIYVKFPLREREGSLVIWTTTPWTIPANTFVAVDEDVTYAAVRVEDDATEGDAEAGELLYLALDVVDDVMERAGVEHFQVVDEFKGSDLVGWAYDHPLAEEVPDHAQAEGSGEVYHADYVEVDRTGMVHSAPGHGEEDFARGQELGLEVFCPVGSDGVYGEEAGTYAGQFVRDANDDIVADLTEKGLMLRSEDGHVIDEGQCWRCDTDIVRIVTDQWFITVSDIKDELLANIEDSEWYPQEARDNRFRKFVENSPDWNVSRQRYWGIPLPIWTPEDWAGDMDEVLVFGTREELADAVDQDVDPAELDLHRPTVDDLTVTRDGTTYERVPDVFDVWLDSSVASWGTLDYPEDDSRFDDLWPADLIMEAHDQTRGWFWSQLGMGTAALGEVPYEQVLMHGWALAEDGRKMSKSLGNIVAPQEAIDRHGADPMRLFLLSQNPQGDDMRFSWDEMSNMQRDLNILWNVFRFPLPYMRIDGFSPEETTVEDAALEVVDEWVLSRLQTVETEMAEHWEAFRQDRALEVLLEFVVEDVSRFYIQVVRERMWEEEDSPSKNAAYATFYRVLTEVTALLAPYAPFVAETVYGTLTGEAGHDTVHMCDWPEPDADLRNEELEGDIEVLRGVEEAGANARQQAERKLRWPVQRVVVAADDDEAAAAVDRQRALLRDRLNAREIELVEPGEEWGELAYSARADMSVLGPAFGGEAGEVMNALNEASVTEQSLAALEAAVADALGREVELTEEMVSFVTETPAGVEGTTFRVDGDDRGVVYVDTALTEDIEAEGYAREVIRRVQEMRKDLDLDLEAEVRVELDVADDRVADLVARHEDLVASEVRAREFGPVGDGALTETWDVEGVEMTIGVEPLAAEPASD